Genomic DNA from Burkholderia plantarii:
TGGACGCGTCGTCGGTCGTTCGGGGCGGCGCGGCGTGCGACGCGGATGGTCATGCCGGCGGTGTCGGCGCGCTGGACGGGCCCGCCAGGCGTGGCCGAGGTGGCGCGGTTGATGCAGATGGCGAGTGTCACCAGCGCGCGCCGAAGCTGCGGCGCAGGTCGTCGAGCGCGGGCTCGTCGAGCGGCGCCGGCTTCGGGTTCGTCATCAGCCACAGCCGCGCGGTTTCCTCCAGTTCCTCGAGCACCGCCGAGGCCTGTTCGACCGACGGCGCCCACACCACCGGCCCGAGCCGTTCGAGCAGCACGCCGCGCACGCGGTCGGCCAGCGCGGCCACCTCGGCCGCGACTTCCGGATCGCCGGGGCGCCGGTAGCGGATCAGCGGCACGTGGCCGACCTTCATCACGTAGTACGGGGTGATCGGCGGCAGCACGTCCTCGTCGCGCCAGACACCCGCGAGCGTCAGCGCGACGAGATGCGTCGAGTGCGTGTGAACCACGCCGCGCGATTCGGGATTGCGCGCGTAGATGCCGCGATGCAGCGCGAGCGTCTTCGAGGCCTTGTCGCCGGACACGGTGTTGCCGTCGAGATCGACCTTGGCGATGCGCGCCGGATCGAGCCGGCCGAGGCACGCGTCGGTGGGCGTGATCAGCCAGCCGTCGTCGAGCCGCGCGCTGATGTTGCCGGCGGTGCCCACCGCGTGGCCGCGCGCGAACAGGCTCGCGCCCACTTCGCAGATGGTTTCGCGCAGTTGGTGTTCGTCTTTCATGCAAGGCTCTCCAGGCGTGCCAGTGCTCTGGCAAAGAAATCGACGGCGCCGAAATTGCCGGACTTCAGCGCCAGCGCGAACTTGCCGTCGAGCGTGGCGGTGGCGGGCACGCCGGGGTCGATCTGCGCGCCGATCTGCAGCGCGCGCACGCCGAGCGCCTGCACCACCGCGCCCGAGGTTTCGCCGCCCGCCACCACGAAGCGGCGCACGCCGCGCGTGAGCAGCCCGCGCGCGATCTCGGCCAGCGTCAGCTCGACCAGCGCGCCCGCGGCCTCGACGCCGAGCCGCTGCTGCACCGCCTTCACCTCGTCGGGCGTGGCGGTGGCGTAGATCAGCACCGGCTCGTCCGGATGCGCGTCGAAGAACGCGAGGGCGTCGGCCACCACCGGCTCGCCGTGCGCGATCGCGATCGGATCGAGGCGGAACGCCGGGCGGCTCGCGCGCCACTCGGCCACCTGCGCGTTGGTCGCCTTCGACGCGCTGCCGGCCAGCACCACGGCGCCGCCCTCGACGCGCGGCAGCGCCGCCGCGTCGCCGCGCCCGGGCAGCAGGCCCGCGCGGCGGAAGTTGGCCGGCAGGCCGAGCGCGATGCCCGAGCCGCCCGTCACGAGTACGTGATCGGCGCAGGCCTCGCCCACCGCGTGCAGGTCCGCGTCGGACAGCGCGTCGGTGATCGCGTAGCGCACGCCGTCGGCGCGCAGCGCGGCGAACGCCTCGCGCACCGCGCCGGCGCCGCGCGCGATCGTGTCGTAGCGCACCAGGCCGACCCTCGACGGCGTCTGCCGCTGCAGCACGCGCACCAGGTTCGCGTCCTTCATCGGCGTGAGCGGATGGTTCTCCATGCCCGATTCGTCGAGCGGCGCGTCCCCGACGAACAGGTGGCCGCGATAGATCGTGCGGCCCGTCTCGGGGAACGCGGGGCAGGCGATCGCGAGCGCATCGTCGGCGCCGAGCGCGCGGGCGAGCGCGTCGGCCACCGGGCCGATGTTGCCGGCGTCGGTCGAATCGAAGGTCGAGCAGTACTTGAAATAGAACTGGCGGCAGCCCTGCTCGCGCAGCCACGCGAGCGCGGCGAGCGACCGGGCGACGGCGTCGGCGGCCGGAATCGTGCGCGACTTCAGCGCCACGATGATCGCGTCGGCGTCGAGCCGCGCGCCCGGTTCGGGCACGCCGATGGTCTGGACCGTGCGCATGCCGCTCTTCACGAGCATGTTCGCGAGATCGGTCGCGCCGGTGAAATCGTCGGCGATGCAGCCGAGCAGCGGACGGGCGGGGGACGGGGAATCGGTCATGGTGATGAGGATGAGGGCGCGGATCAGCGATTCAGCGGGCCGGCGGCAGCGTGATGCCGGGGAAGGTCTTGATCACGGCGGAATCGTCCTCGCCGCCGTGGCCGGCGCTCGATGCGTTCATGAACATCTGGTGCGCGGTGGCCGACAGCGGCAGCGGGAACTTGCTGCGGCGCGCGGTATCGAGCACGAGGCCCAGATCCTTGACGAAGATGTCGACGGCCGAAAGCGGCGTGTAGTCGCCGTTCAGGATGTGCGGCACGCGGTTCTCGAACATCCAGGAGTTGCCGGCGCTGTGCGTGATCACCTCGTAGAGCGCGTCGGCGTCCACGCCCTCGCGCAGGCCGAGCGCCATCGCCTCGGCGGCCGCGGCGATATGCACGCCGGCCAGCAGCTGGTTGATGATCTTGACCTTCGAGCCCACGCCGTGTTCGGCGCCGAGCCGGTAGACCTTGCCCGAGATCGCCGCGAGCACGTCCTCGCAGGCCGCGTAGGCGGCGGCCGGCCCCGAGGTCATCATCGTCATCTCGCCCGAGGCCGCGCGCGCGGCGCCGCCGGACACCGGCGCGTCGAGCATCAGCAGCCCGGCCGCCTCGACGCGCGCGCCGAGCTGCCGGGCGAATTCCGGCGCGACCGTGGCGCTCGAGATCACCACCGCGCCGGGCCGCATGGCCGGCACCGCGCCGTGTTCGCCGAACAGCACGGTTTCGGTCTGCGCCGCGTTGACCACCAGCGTGACCACCACCTCGCACCGCGCGCCGAGTTCGGCGGGCGTGGCGCAGCCGATGCCGCCCTCGGCCGCGAACGCGTCGAGCACGCTGTCGCGCACGTCGCATGCATGGACGCGGAACCCGGCGCGCAGCAGCGAGCGCGCGACGCCGAGCCCCATCGCGCCGAGCCCGATGACGCCTACTTGTCGTGACATGTGAATCCTCGTATCGAACGGGTGCCCGGATGGCCGGGCGAATGGATCAGCAAAGGCCCGCCTGCGCGAGACGCCGCGCGGCGTTGACCAGGTGGATGCGCGCCGCGGTGCTGGCGGCCAGCGCGTCGCCGGCGCGGATCGCGTCGGCGATCGCCGCGTGCTCCTCGCGCACCTGGCGCGAGAAATCCTCGCGCGTCGCCTCGTTGCGGCGCGTGACGATCACGCCTGCTTCGAGGTACTGGTTCAGGAAGCTCAGCGTCTTCAGGAAATAGGGGTTGCCGGTGACGGCGGCGATCGTGCGGTGGAACGCGATGTCCTCGGCCACGCCGTCGCGACCCGCGGCCACGGCCGCGTCGATCTTCGCGAGCGCCTCGTCGATGCGGCGCAGGTCGGCGTCGGTTCGGCGCTGCGCGGCCTCGGCGGCCACCTCGGCCTCGATCGCGCGGCGCACCGCGAGCAGATGCACCAGCGAGCCCGCTTCCACGGCCTCCGCGTAGTCGATCCGCAGCGGCCGGATCGCGCCGTGCTGCGCGATGAACACGCCGCTGCCCTGGCGCGGTTCGACCACGCCTTCGTTCTTGAGCCGCGAGATCGCCTCGCGGATCACCGTGCGGCTCACGCCGAACTGCTGCGCCAGCACGGATTCGGTCGGCAGCTTGCCGGTGCCGGCGAAGCTGCCGATCTCGATCTGCGTGAGCAGTTGCTGCGCGACGGTGTCACTCATCGCGCGCGCCGGGATTTTCTCGAACATGGATCGGTCGGGTTTGTCAGGTTATGTGGTCATCATACAAATTTTGGAAGATGGGCCGTCATCGGGAATTACCCGGGGAAGGGCGATGCGTCGCGGGTGGGGCGGTGGCGGAAACAGGCGGGCACGGGCGCGGAGCGCGCGGCGTCCTGGAGGGGGGCGGTCCTGGAGCGGGTGGCGGGTTAGCTGGCCGGCGGAGGGTGTCCGCCGGCGCATCACGGCATCACGGCATCACGAAAGCTTCGCGTCCGGCGTGGCCCGTGCGTCGAGCGTCAATTGCATGAACGTCAGGTCGAGCCACTGGCCGAACTTCATGCCGACCTGCCGCAGCGTGCCGGTGTTCTCGAAGCCGAGCGTCTCGTGCAGCCGGATCGAGCCGGCGTTGTTGGCCTCGATGCCGGCCACCATCACGTGCTTGCCGATCGCGCGGGCGCGCTCGATCAGCGCCACCATCAGCAGCCGGCCGATGCCGTTGCCGCGCTGGTCGGCGCGCACATAGATCGAGTGCTCGACGGTGGCGCGAAAGCCGTCGAACGGGCGCCAGTCGCCGAACGACGCGTAGCCGTGGACCTGCTGCGCGTCATCCACGGCCACCAGCACCGGGTAGCCGGCGCGGCCGCGATCGGCGAGCCACGCGGTGCGGTTCGCCGTGTCCACGGCCGTCTCGTTCCAGATCGCCAGCGTGTTCATCACGGCGTCGTTGTAGATTGCCGTGATACCTTCGACATCCTGCTGGCGCGCGTCGCGAATTTCCATCCCAGCCTCCCCGGGCCGTCCATTAAATTGAAACGAGTGTACACGATAGTAGACGATATCGATCAACGCATCGGCGCGCGAATCCGGGCCGAGCGCGAGCGCCGTGGCTGGTCGCTGACGGATCTGGCGCGGCAGTCGGGCGTGTCGCGCGCGATGATCCACAAGATCGAGCGCGGCGAGAGCAGCCCCACCGCCACCTCGCTGGCCAAGCTGGCCGGCGCGTTCAACCTGACCATGTCGGCGCTGCTGGCGCTGGCCGAGCTGGCCGAAGGGCGCCTGCTGCGCGCCGACGACCAGCCGGTCTGGGTCGATCCGCAAAGCGGCTACGTGCGCCGCCATGTGTCGCCGAAATCGGTGTCGCCGCTGACGCTGGTCGAGATCGACCTGCCGCCGGGCGCCGAGATCCCGATGCCGGCCTCGGCCTATCTGCAGATGCAGCAGCTGATCTGGGTGCTTGACGGCGAGCTGGTGTTCGTGGAGGGCGGCGAGCCGCAGCGGCTGCGGGCCGGCGACTGCCTGGAGGTCGGGCCGCCGGGCGACTGCGTGTTCCGTAACGACGGCCGGGCGAGCTGCAAGTACGCGGTGATCGTGCTGCGCAAGCCCTAGCCTTGCCGTGCCGATGAATCAGCATCGAAAGCTGGACGAGACGGACATCGTTTGGGTGACCAGCCCGGAAGGGCGACCGCCTGGACGGCTCTGCATGCGGCTGGCACGACTCGGGCAAGGGCAAGGGCACCCCGAAAACCGCAGTTTTGATACGTCGATGAAGGTATTTCAATGGCCGGATAGCCGCGAACCGCGGCGCGCTCCTGACCCGCGGTCTGCGTCTCGGCTGCAGCGCCGCGGACCGGCCGCGATACGATTGCCTCGCGGCGCCCGGGCCCCGCTTGCATGGAGGCGCCGGTGGCGCCGCCGCTCGATGCGCCGCGACGACATTCCCCGCTCGATCGAGTCGACGATCCAGCGCGCCGATCGGCCGGCGTCACGCGCGGCGGCTGCACCTCGACGTCGTGTCTCGACGTCCGTCCCGATGCGAGTGGCCTGCCCTGAAACTGTCCGGAACGTTCGACACGAATCCGTGGACGGCCCGCCGGGGCCGTATGACTTGCCGACCGTCAAGCCGAGTCGCGGGCGCTCCGAATCAGCGCGACGGTCAGGTCGATATCGGCATCTTCGGTACGCCAGGACGAAACGCTGAGGCGGAATGCGGGACGTCCGTCCCAGACCGCCGGACCGAACCAGGCCTGGCCCGAATGCTCCACCGCCTGGCGGATCGCGGCCGTCTGCGCGTCGTCCTTGCCTCGCACCAGCACCTGGTTGAGAACGACGCGATTCAGCACGTCGAAGCCGGCATCGCGCAATCCCTGTGCCAATCGGGTCGCCTGGGCACAATGACGCTCCACCATCGCGGCCACGCCCTGCCGGCCGAGCGTGCGCAGCGCGGCCCAGATCGTGATGCCGCGAGGGCGTCGGGAGAATTCGAGCGTGAGGTTCTTCTGGGCCAGGCGCGAGCCGGTGGCGTAGACGGCATCGCTGCTCAAGGTTTCCGCCAGCGCGTCGGGATCGCGGCAGATCGCCATCGCGCAGTCGTAGGGGGTATTCAGCCACTTATGCCCGTCGGTGGTCCAGCTGTCCGCGAGCTCCACACCGTCCGTATGGTGTCGCAACGCCTGCGACGCGCGCGCCCACAACCCGAACGCGCCATCCACATGAACCCAGGCACCTGTTGCCTTTGCCTTCGGAATGAGTGCCGCGAACGGATCAAATTCACCAGTGTTCACCTCGCCGGCCTGCAGGCAAAGGATGGTGTTGGCGTCGAGTTCGGGCAGACGTTCGGGATCGACGCGGCCGTGCGCATCGGTGGCTGCCGCAATGACCTGCTCCGCGCCGAAGCCCAGCACCCGCAACGCCTTGAGCACCACGACGTGAATCCGCGCCGATACCACCACGCGAATTCGCGGCGCCCCGTAGAGTCCCTTTGCGTCGAGATCCCACCCCGCTCGCTTGAGCAGGGAGCGCCGCGCGGCCGCGAGGCAACCCAGCCCGCATGCCGTGGCCGACGTGCCGAAGCCCACTGCACTGCCACGCGGAAGATCGAGCGCTTCAAGCAGCCAGTTACCGGCCACCGCCTCGATGCGCGCGCTGACGGGAGACGTCATGGCCAGCGGTGCGCCTTGGTCCCAGGCCATCATCAACCTCTCGGCGGCGGCCGCGCCCGGCAACGACGCCCCGACGACGAAGCCGAAATAGCGCGGCCCATTGGAGGCCACCGTGGCGGGCGACCCGACGTCGTCGAGCAACGCCAGCGTATCGTGAGCCGAATGCCCCTGTGCGGGGAGCGGTTCGTCGAACGCGGTCAAGGCCGCGATCGCATGTGGCGTGGGAAAAACTCGCCGGGTTTCGACCGACTCGAGATATTGGGCCGCGCGCTGATCGGCGTCGGCAAGCAGGGCGATTTCGCCGGCTTTCATGTCGGCAATGCTGCCCGGGGCCGGAAGGGAAGTGGTCATGTCGTCGAGGAAGCGGAAACAGGGTGGGAGGGGCGTGGGCGCCGCGCGTCAGGCAACCGGCGTCGTCGGCAACTCGGTATCGGCATTCGAATTGGACACCGCGGCCACCGTGGCGGCCTTGGCCGCGGGAGCGCTGACCGCATCGAGCCGCTCGAGCTGCTCGGCGTTCAAGGTCAGATTCGTCGCACCGAGGTTGCTGACGAGTTGCGGCAGCGAGCGCGGGCCGATCAGCGGCAGGCCGCCGTGCGCCGCAACCCAGGCGATGGCGACCTGATCGGGCGTGGCCTGCAGCTCCCGAGCGACGTCGAGCACCGTATCAAGCACGTCGGTGCGCTGCCGCGAATCCTCGGCCTGGAACACGGCGCCGCCGAACGCTTCGCGTCGACCCGCTTCGCCGTTGCGATATTTTCCGGTCAACATCCCGCCGCCAAGCGGCGACCAGGTGAGCGTCGCGAGGCCCAGGGCACGGCAGGCCACGAACACGTCGGCCTCGGGTTCGCGATGCACGAGGCTGTATTCAAACTGCGCGGCCGCGATCGGCGTCGCGCGCGTGATCTCGGCAAGCGTGACTGCGCGGGCGAGGCGCCAGGCCGGGAAATTGGACAGGCCGGCGTAGAGGATTTTTCCGGCGCGGGCGAGATCATCGAGCCCGCGCACGATTTCCTCCGAGGACGTAAACACATCGGGCTGATGCACCCACAGCAGGTCGATTCGATCCGTCTTCAGGCGCTTGAGGCTTGCCTCCACCGACGCAACCATCGCCTTGCGGCTGTTGCCGGTCGTGAGACGATCGGGCGTCGGACTCGCACCGCTCGAGAACTTGCTGGCGAGGAAGAAATTGTCGCGCTGGCCCTCCAGCAACGTGCCGATGAATTCTTCGGACTGGCCGAACTGATAAACATCGGCCGTATCGATGAAGTTGCCGCCGGCTTCGGCGTAAGTCTGGAACAGCGCCGCGCTTTGCGCTTCGTCGGCGCCGTGGCCCCAGCGCGTGCCGAAGTTGGCCGTGCCCAAGACGATCTGCGATACGCGCACGCCAGTGCGCCCAAAATTCTGGTATTTCATCGACGTTTTCCTTTCATGAAAATACGGGTACATGCCCGTATTGGCCAAAAACATGCCATCTGGTCGAGGTAGAAGAGGGGGCCCGTTGGGCTTCCCTTCTTGACTGGACATCGAATGCGTTTCGGAGGTGCGCCTAATTGATTGCCTCGCCCAGTTCGGCCAGCACCGCACGCAGCGCCCTAATTTTTCCGGCCCCGATTTTCTCGACCACCGAAACCTGGCAGCGATCCCAAGCCGGCGTGGCACGACGCAGCAGAGCCCTGCCGTCCGCGGTCAGCGACACGACACGTTCACGCTGATCGCCGGCATCGATGTCGATGTGGGCCAACTCACGGCTTTCGAGGACCTTCACGTTTCGGCCGATCGTGGAGCGGTCGAGATCGACGAGTGCGCCCAACTGAGTCAGGCTGACAGGCTGGTGATCGGCGATGGTTCTCAACAGAAAATATTGGGCGATGTTGATGTCGAACGACTCGAGCGCGGCGTCGTAGGCCTCGGTCAGTTTCCGGGAGGCGCGGCGAAGGTCGGTGCAGATGCAGGGTGTATTCATAGATGCGAGTATATACCCGTAATTTCCGAAAAGGCATTCGTATCGTGCGATTCGTTCGCGAACGGCAGTTTGGTCGACCAGTTGTACCGGCTATCGCCGCTCGGCGAATCGATGCTGGCGCCGCTGGCCATGCCGATCGCCTGGGACGAGCAAAGCCATGGCGAAATCAAGCAGGCGCGCGAGCGCCATCGCGAGCGTTCGGGTTGAGCCGTGAGACCGGCTGGACCGGCTCGGCCACCAATCGCGCCTGGACGCCGGGGGGACGACTGCCGACGCCCGCGGCGCATCGACCGGCTTGCTGCTATCGGCGAGGCGCCTCCTTGACGAAGGCCTGGATGCGCCGCATCGCGAGAATCAGTTGCTCGCGCGACGTACACAGTCCGAATCGCAGATGAGTCGGGAAGTCGCCGAAATCGATGCCCGGCGCCACCGACACGCCCGCCTCCTCAAGCAGGCGCTGGCAGAATCGATAGCTGTCGTCGGTGAATCGGCCGGCATCGGCGAACACGAACAATCCCGCGTCGGGCGGATAGGCGATCTCGAAGCCGCATTCGGCGAGCATCGTCAGCATCGTCGTCGCGACGTGCTTCGAGTTCGGTCCTGCGTCGCGCGGCGATCTCGTCCACCTCGTCGGTGAAGCAGGCAAGCG
This window encodes:
- a CDS encoding helix-turn-helix domain-containing protein, whose product is MYTIVDDIDQRIGARIRAERERRGWSLTDLARQSGVSRAMIHKIERGESSPTATSLAKLAGAFNLTMSALLALAELAEGRLLRADDQPVWVDPQSGYVRRHVSPKSVSPLTLVEIDLPPGAEIPMPASAYLQMQQLIWVLDGELVFVEGGEPQRLRAGDCLEVGPPGDCVFRNDGRASCKYAVIVLRKP
- a CDS encoding GNAT family N-acetyltransferase; amino-acid sequence: MEIRDARQQDVEGITAIYNDAVMNTLAIWNETAVDTANRTAWLADRGRAGYPVLVAVDDAQQVHGYASFGDWRPFDGFRATVEHSIYVRADQRGNGIGRLLMVALIERARAIGKHVMVAGIEANNAGSIRLHETLGFENTGTLRQVGMKFGQWLDLTFMQLTLDARATPDAKLS
- a CDS encoding aldo/keto reductase — translated: MKYQNFGRTGVRVSQIVLGTANFGTRWGHGADEAQSAALFQTYAEAGGNFIDTADVYQFGQSEEFIGTLLEGQRDNFFLASKFSSGASPTPDRLTTGNSRKAMVASVEASLKRLKTDRIDLLWVHQPDVFTSSEEIVRGLDDLARAGKILYAGLSNFPAWRLARAVTLAEITRATPIAAAQFEYSLVHREPEADVFVACRALGLATLTWSPLGGGMLTGKYRNGEAGRREAFGGAVFQAEDSRQRTDVLDTVLDVARELQATPDQVAIAWVAAHGGLPLIGPRSLPQLVSNLGATNLTLNAEQLERLDAVSAPAAKAATVAAVSNSNADTELPTTPVA
- a CDS encoding aldolase, whose amino-acid sequence is MKDEHQLRETICEVGASLFARGHAVGTAGNISARLDDGWLITPTDACLGRLDPARIAKVDLDGNTVSGDKASKTLALHRGIYARNPESRGVVHTHSTHLVALTLAGVWRDEDVLPPITPYYVMKVGHVPLIRYRRPGDPEVAAEVAALADRVRGVLLERLGPVVWAPSVEQASAVLEELEETARLWLMTNPKPAPLDEPALDDLRRSFGARW
- the ltnD gene encoding L-threonate dehydrogenase is translated as MSRQVGVIGLGAMGLGVARSLLRAGFRVHACDVRDSVLDAFAAEGGIGCATPAELGARCEVVVTLVVNAAQTETVLFGEHGAVPAMRPGAVVISSATVAPEFARQLGARVEAAGLLMLDAPVSGGAARAASGEMTMMTSGPAAAYAACEDVLAAISGKVYRLGAEHGVGSKVKIINQLLAGVHIAAAAEAMALGLREGVDADALYEVITHSAGNSWMFENRVPHILNGDYTPLSAVDIFVKDLGLVLDTARRSKFPLPLSATAHQMFMNASSAGHGGEDDSAVIKTFPGITLPPAR
- a CDS encoding FadR/GntR family transcriptional regulator → MFEKIPARAMSDTVAQQLLTQIEIGSFAGTGKLPTESVLAQQFGVSRTVIREAISRLKNEGVVEPRQGSGVFIAQHGAIRPLRIDYAEAVEAGSLVHLLAVRRAIEAEVAAEAAQRRTDADLRRIDEALAKIDAAVAAGRDGVAEDIAFHRTIAAVTGNPYFLKTLSFLNQYLEAGVIVTRRNEATREDFSRQVREEHAAIADAIRAGDALAASTAARIHLVNAARRLAQAGLC
- the otnK gene encoding 3-oxo-tetronate kinase — encoded protein: MTDSPSPARPLLGCIADDFTGATDLANMLVKSGMRTVQTIGVPEPGARLDADAIIVALKSRTIPAADAVARSLAALAWLREQGCRQFYFKYCSTFDSTDAGNIGPVADALARALGADDALAIACPAFPETGRTIYRGHLFVGDAPLDESGMENHPLTPMKDANLVRVLQRQTPSRVGLVRYDTIARGAGAVREAFAALRADGVRYAITDALSDADLHAVGEACADHVLVTGGSGIALGLPANFRRAGLLPGRGDAAALPRVEGGAVVLAGSASKATNAQVAEWRASRPAFRLDPIAIAHGEPVVADALAFFDAHPDEPVLIYATATPDEVKAVQQRLGVEAAGALVELTLAEIARGLLTRGVRRFVVAGGETSGAVVQALGVRALQIGAQIDPGVPATATLDGKFALALKSGNFGAVDFFARALARLESLA
- a CDS encoding pyridoxal phosphate-dependent decarboxylase family protein, producing the protein MTTSLPAPGSIADMKAGEIALLADADQRAAQYLESVETRRVFPTPHAIAALTAFDEPLPAQGHSAHDTLALLDDVGSPATVASNGPRYFGFVVGASLPGAAAAERLMMAWDQGAPLAMTSPVSARIEAVAGNWLLEALDLPRGSAVGFGTSATACGLGCLAAARRSLLKRAGWDLDAKGLYGAPRIRVVVSARIHVVVLKALRVLGFGAEQVIAAATDAHGRVDPERLPELDANTILCLQAGEVNTGEFDPFAALIPKAKATGAWVHVDGAFGLWARASQALRHHTDGVELADSWTTDGHKWLNTPYDCAMAICRDPDALAETLSSDAVYATGSRLAQKNLTLEFSRRPRGITIWAALRTLGRQGVAAMVERHCAQATRLAQGLRDAGFDVLNRVVLNQVLVRGKDDAQTAAIRQAVEHSGQAWFGPAVWDGRPAFRLSVSSWRTEDADIDLTVALIRSARDSA
- a CDS encoding MarR family winged helix-turn-helix transcriptional regulator; translated protein: MNTPCICTDLRRASRKLTEAYDAALESFDINIAQYFLLRTIADHQPVSLTQLGALVDLDRSTIGRNVKVLESRELAHIDIDAGDQRERVVSLTADGRALLRRATPAWDRCQVSVVEKIGAGKIRALRAVLAELGEAIN